The DNA window CAAAGCGGTCGGGCTGGGCGCGCTGGGGGCACTCGCGGTCGGGCTGGGCGCGCTGGGGGCACTCGTGGCCGGGCTGGGCGCGGTGTTCGCCGATTTCGGGTGGCTGTCCGTGCTGCTGCTGCCGGCCGGCGGACTGGGGGAGAGCTGGGCGGTGCTGGCGAGGCAGGATGCGAAACAGCGGGCCAAGTTTCTCGAGTTCTTTCCCGAGTCGGTGGACCATGTGGTGCGTCTGATGCGGTCCGGCCTGCCCTCGGTTGAAGCGATCTCGGTCGTGGCTGAGGAGGCACCGCCGCCGATCAACGGAGTCATGCGCGACATCTCCGAAGCGGTGTCAGCCGGGCTGGACCCGGAAACCGTGATCCGCAAAACCGCAGCCCGCGTTCGCATCCCGGAATTCACCCTCTTTTCGGCGGCGGTGTGCTTGCAGATGACGACCGGCGGCGGGATTTCGAGCGCGCTCGGCAATCTGTCGGCCACGCTGCGCAGCCGATACGAAAGCGGGCTCAAGGCCAAGAGTGCGACAGCCCAGACCCGGCTCACCCTCATCGTCATATCAGTAGTTCCGATCGTGGTGTTGGGCATGCAAACCTTCACCAATCCACAGGTGACACAGACCTTATTCTTTACCGAGTCGGGCACGAGCCTGCTGCGCTACGGCATCGGGTTCATTGTGGTCGGCGTGCTCATCGCTCGGGGCTTGGCCGCCCGCGCTATGCGGTGATGATGTTGCACGGAGGAGGTTGATGTCCTGGCCCGTCTTCTTCATCGCGTTGGCGGCCATGCTCGTTGTGGCGGCTGCCGCGCGCTTTGTGTTTCAGGAAAGTCGCCGATCCCAGGTGCTTGACCGCCGGCTTGCCGGGGTACGGGCGTGGGCGGCAGGGGTATACGGAGAGTTGGACCAGAAGAAAAAGCGAACTGGTTCGGGCCTCTCCCTACAGCTGCTATTGACCGGTGTCCTCAACGTCGCCTCCATGCTGGTCCCGGTCGGAGCGGCCGAGCGAGCCAAACTGCGCCAGCTTCTGACCAAGGCCGGTTTTCCCCAGCCCGACGCCCTGTCGGTATTCATGACAGTCAAGCTTGTCGTCAGCCTGACAGGCGGCGGTCTGATTGGCCTTCAGGCGGCGCGCGGGCAGTGGCTGGGGGACTACACCTCCATGCCTGTGCTGATTCTGGTCGGTCTGGTCGGAGCGGTTATCGGCGGTCTGGCGCCCGAGACCGGCCTGCGCCAGCTGTGTAGCCGCCGACACCAGCGTATGGTCGCCGCACTGCCGGACGCACTTGACCTCATGACGTTGTGTCTCGAATCCGGCCTCACCTTTGATCGGACCCTGTCCCGGGTTGCCTCCGAACTCCGGCCGATGGCGCCCGACCTGGCACGGGAACTGGCTCTGGTCGAGGCTGAGCTGCGGCTCGGCGGCGACCGGAAAACCGTGCTGACCGCGCTGTATACGCGTACCGAGGTCGAGGGGCTGCGCGACATGGCCACGACTATCGTTCAGGGCGAGCGCTACGGGACGCCGCTGGCCCAGTCGATGCGCAATATCGCCCATGGCGAGCGTACCCGGCGGGCGGCGCGGATGGCGACCCAAATCGAACGGCTGCCAGTTTTGATGAGTATGCCCATGCTGCTGCTGGTGACGCCGGGGACACTGCTGCTGGTGGCGGGGCCGGCCTTCCTCGTTGCGATGGAGGCGCTCAGCAACATCGGCGGCTGATACTGGATGGGGATTCCCCGATCTGGCG is part of the Desulfurellaceae bacterium genome and encodes:
- a CDS encoding type II secretion system F family protein, encoding MNLNIVVVALVAAVFAPAILALFIVGEPLLSATSALAAMLLCITLILYDHSEQKVLDRRMRRVAAPLSGEAVIDDDSNVEISVIRQRRAKSWLPDYLDQQFSMIDARQTLPKAVGLGALGALAVGLGALGALVAGLGAVFADFGWLSVLLLPAGGLGESWAVLARQDAKQRAKFLEFFPESVDHVVRLMRSGLPSVEAISVVAEEAPPPINGVMRDISEAVSAGLDPETVIRKTAARVRIPEFTLFSAAVCLQMTTGGGISSALGNLSATLRSRYESGLKAKSATAQTRLTLIVISVVPIVVLGMQTFTNPQVTQTLFFTESGTSLLRYGIGFIVVGVLIARGLAARAMR
- a CDS encoding type II secretion system F family protein, yielding MSWPVFFIALAAMLVVAAAARFVFQESRRSQVLDRRLAGVRAWAAGVYGELDQKKKRTGSGLSLQLLLTGVLNVASMLVPVGAAERAKLRQLLTKAGFPQPDALSVFMTVKLVVSLTGGGLIGLQAARGQWLGDYTSMPVLILVGLVGAVIGGLAPETGLRQLCSRRHQRMVAALPDALDLMTLCLESGLTFDRTLSRVASELRPMAPDLARELALVEAELRLGGDRKTVLTALYTRTEVEGLRDMATTIVQGERYGTPLAQSMRNIAHGERTRRAARMATQIERLPVLMSMPMLLLVTPGTLLLVAGPAFLVAMEALSNIGG